AACTTATTTTAGAAAGTGCATCTTATGGTGAATGTGGGTTTATAAATCGATTAAAACGACGCAAAAATGAATTAAATCTAGCCAAAGATATAAGAAAAAATGGAGTTGAGTGGTTCAATGAATATTGGGAGAATTTAAGTATTTTTGATTCACAAAGAAAATTACCAGAAGATATTATTGATGGTATAAGAAAAAGGCGTTTATTAAATGAAGGTTACGCACTTTCAAATACATTAATATGTACAGGACAAGGTAAATTCCCATGTTTGAAAAATAAAATAGTTAATTTATCCATGCCTGTATTATATATTAGCGGAGAATATGATAAAAAATACAAAAAAGTGGGTAATGATTTTGAAAAATTAAATTTAAATATAAATCACAAAACAATAAATGGTGTAGGGCACAATACTCATATTGAAGATCCTAATGCATTTGTTAAGGCTTTAAGTGAATTTTTATAAATAAAATAATTTTAAAAGGAGTGTTAATATGAATAAGTTTCCTTGGAAAGAGTTAGATCGTAACTACGAAGACATTATTTATGAAACATATGATGGAATTGCTAAAATTACAATTAATCGTCCACACGTACGTAATGCATTTCGTCCTAAGACAATCATGGAATTGATTGAGGCTTTTACAATAGCTCGTGAAGATAATAATGTAGGAGTTATTGTGTTAACAGGCGCAAATCATGGACAAGGTGAAGATAAAGAAGCATTTTGTTCTGGAGGAGATCAAAAGGTAAGAGGTAACGGAGGATATATAGGAGACGACAATATTCCACGTTTAAATGTTTTAGATCTTCAGCGTTTAATTCGTGTTATTCCAAAGCCGGTTATTGCCATGGTTAATGGGTATGCAATTGGTGGAGGACATGTACTTCATATAGTATGCGACTTAACAATTGCATCTGAAAATGCCAAATTTGGACAAACAGGACCAAAAGTAGGTTCTTTTGATGCTGGATATGGTGCTGGATATTTAGCACGTATGGTTGGTCATAAAAAAGCACGTGAAATTTGGTATTTATGCCGTCAATATACTGCAAAGGAAGCACTTGATATGGGGTTAGTAAACACTGTTGTTCCATTTGATAAGTTAGAAGAAGAAACAGT
The window above is part of the Tepidibacter aestuarii genome. Proteins encoded here:
- the menH gene encoding 2-succinyl-6-hydroxy-2,4-cyclohexadiene-1-carboxylate synthase, producing MFIEIENIRYHIQIKGEGKPLICLHGFSENVNTWKLIKLDGYQLIFIDFIGHGKSDKPLSRKYYSLKVMIKHLNNLIHKLGFNKYSMLGYSMGGRIALAYALTYSNEIDKLILESASYGECGFINRLKRRKNELNLAKDIRKNGVEWFNEYWENLSIFDSQRKLPEDIIDGIRKRRLLNEGYALSNTLICTGQGKFPCLKNKIVNLSMPVLYISGEYDKKYKKVGNDFEKLNLNINHKTINGVGHNTHIEDPNAFVKALSEFL
- the menB gene encoding 1,4-dihydroxy-2-naphthoyl-CoA synthase, which encodes MNKFPWKELDRNYEDIIYETYDGIAKITINRPHVRNAFRPKTIMELIEAFTIAREDNNVGVIVLTGANHGQGEDKEAFCSGGDQKVRGNGGYIGDDNIPRLNVLDLQRLIRVIPKPVIAMVNGYAIGGGHVLHIVCDLTIASENAKFGQTGPKVGSFDAGYGAGYLARMVGHKKAREIWYLCRQYTAKEALDMGLVNTVVPFDKLEEETVQWAKEILEHSPTALRFLKASFNADTDGLAGLQQLAGDATLLFYTTDEAKEGRDAFKEKRKPDFDKFPKYP